A region from the Dendropsophus ebraccatus isolate aDenEbr1 chromosome 1, aDenEbr1.pat, whole genome shotgun sequence genome encodes:
- the CIAO2A gene encoding cytosolic iron-sulfur assembly component 2A, whose amino-acid sequence MELLSGLLSALRGGSKGRNRVMDERALEVYDIIRSIRDPEKPSTLEDLEVVSESCVTVEELDDECFLVIIRFTPTVPHCSLATLIGLCLRVKLQRCLSFKHKLEIYISEGTHSTEEDINKQINDKERVSAAMENPNLREIVEQCVTEPD is encoded by the exons ATGGAGTTGCTCTCCGGGTTGCTGTCAGCTCTCCGCGGGGGATCCAAAGGACGGAACCGGGTCATGGACGAGCGCGCCCTGGAAGTGTATG ATATAATCCGGAGTATACGGGATCCGGAGAAGCCAAGCACATTAGAAGACCTCGAggttgtgtcagaaagttgtgtGACGGTGGAGGAGCTGGACGATGAATGTTTCCTGGTGATCATCAGGTTTACACCCACTGTGCCGCACTGTTCCCTGGCCACGCTTATTG GTCTGTGCCTGAGAGTCAAGCTGCAGAGGTGCTTATCCTTCAAGCACAAG CTGGAGATCTATATTTCCGAGGGGACGCACTCAACGGAGGAGGATA TCAATAAACAGATAAACGATAAGGAACGAGTCTCAGCAGCCATGGAGAACCCAAATCTACGAGAGATAGTGGAGCAGTGTGTTACAGAACCGGATTAG